A region from the Streptomyces sp. 3214.6 genome encodes:
- a CDS encoding RbsD/FucU domain-containing protein: MLLTELLHPGILEALAGAGHGARVLLADGHYPAGTATGERARTVHLNLAPGTLDVTTVLDVLLRALPVESAQVMVPPEGEPEPPAIAEYRSLLAPIPVETLGRFEFYDAARSPDLALAVVTADIRTYANLLLTIGVRAEGTLRTR; encoded by the coding sequence GTGCTGCTGACCGAGCTGCTCCACCCCGGCATCCTCGAAGCGCTCGCCGGAGCCGGGCACGGCGCCCGCGTCCTGCTCGCCGACGGCCACTACCCCGCCGGCACCGCCACTGGCGAACGAGCCAGAACCGTCCACCTCAACCTGGCGCCGGGCACCTTGGACGTGACCACCGTCCTCGACGTGCTGCTGCGCGCCCTGCCCGTCGAGTCGGCGCAGGTGATGGTGCCGCCCGAGGGCGAACCGGAGCCGCCGGCCATCGCCGAGTACCGCTCCCTGCTGGCGCCCATCCCCGTCGAGACGCTCGGCCGCTTCGAGTTCTACGACGCCGCCCGCTCCCCCGACCTGGCGCTGGCCGTCGTCACCGCCGACATCCGTACCTACGCCAACCTGCTGCTGACCATCGGCGTTCGCGCTGAAGGGACCCTGAGAACACGATGA
- a CDS encoding SDR family oxidoreductase, with the protein MNIFDLTGRLAVVTGARRGIGRAVARALAEAGADVIGVSAALEASGSDVEKDVVAAGRTFEAIRTDFADPEAVRALGADLAGRERPVDILVNNAGTIRRAPAAEHPDADWELVLQVNLNAQFALTRAVGAAMVARGQGKIIFTASLLSFQGGINVPGYTAAKHGVTGLTKALANEWAARGVNVNAIAPGYIATDNTQALQDDPVRSKAILERIPAGRWGGADDLAGAAVFLASDAAAYVHGTVLPVDGGWLGR; encoded by the coding sequence ATGAACATCTTCGATCTGACGGGCAGGCTGGCCGTCGTCACCGGCGCGCGGCGCGGCATCGGCCGGGCCGTCGCCCGCGCCCTCGCCGAGGCCGGCGCGGACGTCATCGGCGTCAGTGCCGCTCTCGAGGCGTCGGGCAGCGACGTCGAGAAGGACGTCGTCGCCGCGGGCCGTACCTTCGAGGCGATCCGCACCGACTTCGCCGACCCCGAGGCCGTGCGGGCCCTGGGTGCGGACCTTGCCGGACGCGAGCGGCCGGTGGACATCCTGGTCAACAACGCGGGCACCATCCGCCGCGCTCCGGCCGCCGAACACCCCGATGCGGACTGGGAGTTGGTACTCCAGGTCAACCTCAACGCGCAGTTCGCGCTGACCCGGGCCGTCGGCGCGGCGATGGTGGCCCGCGGCCAAGGGAAGATCATCTTCACGGCGTCGCTGCTCAGCTTCCAGGGCGGCATCAACGTCCCCGGCTACACCGCCGCCAAGCACGGCGTCACCGGACTGACCAAGGCTCTGGCCAACGAATGGGCGGCGCGCGGCGTCAACGTCAACGCCATCGCCCCCGGCTATATCGCCACCGACAACACCCAGGCCCTGCAAGACGATCCGGTGCGCAGTAAGGCCATCCTGGAGCGCATTCCGGCCGGACGCTGGGGCGGCGCCGACGACCTCGCGGGGGCCGCCGTGTTCCTGGCCTCGGACGCGGCCGCCTACGTCCACGGCACCGTCCTGCCCGTCGACGGCGGCTGGCTCGGCAGATGA
- a CDS encoding zinc-dependent alcohol dehydrogenase, which translates to MTLAVRYTSARTLDTAPADSLEPGPGEVELAPAYVGICGTDLHIFHGDMDARVSTPAVLGHEMSGRVVRVGVGVEGWQPGDAVTVMPLRWDDTCPACRAGHQHICQHLDFIGIDSPGAMQQRWTVPASALIRLPGSLPLDQAALVEPTAVAVHDVRRAAVAEGEKVVVVGGGPVGVLIALVARAAGAEVRVVELNAHRRLLAEEQGLTTWDPAATDVTALVGEWTADAGADVAFEVSGAAGGVNTAVDVLGVRGRLCLVAIHPKPREINLHRFFWRELTLVGARLYDRSDFERAVALVADGTIPAERLISKVVPLTEAPAAFEALEAGGDVMKILVDCTDEAEGAAV; encoded by the coding sequence ATGACACTCGCCGTCCGATACACGTCCGCCCGCACCTTGGACACCGCGCCCGCAGACAGCTTGGAGCCAGGCCCCGGCGAGGTGGAACTCGCCCCCGCCTACGTCGGCATCTGCGGCACCGACCTGCACATCTTCCACGGCGACATGGACGCCCGGGTCAGCACGCCCGCAGTCCTGGGACACGAGATGTCCGGCCGTGTCGTCCGCGTCGGAGTCGGCGTGGAGGGCTGGCAGCCCGGCGACGCGGTCACCGTGATGCCCCTGCGGTGGGACGACACCTGCCCCGCCTGCCGGGCCGGTCACCAGCACATCTGCCAGCACCTCGACTTCATCGGCATCGACTCCCCCGGCGCGATGCAGCAGCGCTGGACCGTCCCGGCCTCCGCCCTCATCCGCCTGCCCGGCAGCCTCCCGCTGGACCAGGCCGCCCTCGTCGAACCCACCGCGGTCGCGGTGCACGACGTCCGCCGCGCCGCCGTCGCAGAGGGCGAGAAGGTCGTCGTGGTCGGCGGCGGACCCGTCGGCGTCCTCATCGCTCTGGTCGCCCGGGCCGCCGGTGCCGAGGTGCGCGTGGTGGAACTCAACGCCCACCGGCGGCTGCTCGCCGAGGAGCAGGGCCTGACCACCTGGGACCCGGCCGCCACCGACGTGACCGCCCTGGTGGGAGAGTGGACCGCCGACGCGGGTGCCGACGTCGCCTTCGAGGTCTCCGGCGCCGCCGGCGGCGTGAACACCGCCGTCGACGTACTCGGCGTTCGCGGCCGGCTCTGCCTGGTCGCCATCCACCCCAAGCCCCGCGAGATCAACCTGCACCGCTTCTTCTGGCGCGAGTTGACGCTCGTGGGAGCCCGGCTGTACGACCGCTCCGACTTCGAGCGGGCCGTCGCTCTGGTGGCGGACGGCACGATCCCCGCCGAACGGCTGATCAGCAAGGTGGTGCCGCTCACCGAGGCGCCCGCGGCGTTCGAGGCGCTGGAGGCGGGCGGCGACGTGATGAAGATCCTGGTGGACTGCACGGACGAGGCCGAAGGAGCCGCCGTATGA